In Poecile atricapillus isolate bPoeAtr1 chromosome W, bPoeAtr1.hap1, whole genome shotgun sequence, one DNA window encodes the following:
- the LOC131592356 gene encoding thioredoxin-like protein 1, whose amino-acid sequence MAGVKVIANDTEFQPELSAAGSRLAVVKFTMRGCGPCLRIAPAFSALSNKYPQATFLEVDVHQCQGTAATNNISATPTFLFFRNKVRIDQYQGADAVGLEDKIKQHLENDPGNSEDTDIPKGYMDLLPFINKAGCECLNESDEHGFENCLRKDSSYLESDCDEQLLITVAFSQPVKLYSMKLQGPDNGQGPKLIKIFINLPRSMDFEEAERSEPTQALQLGPEDIREDGVIQLRYVKFQNVNSVTLFVQSNHGDEETTIISYFTFIGTPVQATNMNDFKRVVGKKGESH is encoded by the exons ATGGCGGGCGTCAAGGTGATCGCCAACGACACCGAGTTCCAGCCCGAGCTGAGCGCCGCCGGCTCCCGCCTGGCCGTGGTGAAGTTCACCATGAGGGG gtGTGGGCCTTGCTTGCGAATCGCTCCCGCCTTCAGCGCCCTGAGCAACAAATACCCACAAGCAACATTCCTGGAGGTGGATGTGCACCAGTGCCAG ggcacagctgccaccaACAACATCTCAGCAACTCCCACGTTCCTGTTTTTCCGGAATAAAGTGAGGATTGATCAGTACCAGGGAGCAGATGCCGTGGGTTTGGAGGATAAAATCAAACAACACCTGGAAAATGACCCTGGAAACAGTGAAGACACAGACATTCCCAAAGGATAT aTGGATTTGCTGCCTTTCATCAACAAGGCTGGCTGTGAGTGCCTGAACGAGAGCGACGAGCACGGCTTCGAGAATTGTCTGCGCAAGGATTCCTCTTACCTGGAATCCGACTGTGACGAGCAG ctgCTGATCACCGTCGCTTTCAGCCAGCCTGTCAAACTCTACTCCATGAAACTTCAGGGGCCAGACAATG GCCAGGGCCCCAAGCTGATCAAGATCTTCATCAACCTCCCTCGCTCCATGGACTTTGAGGAGGCGGAGCGCAGCGAGCCCACGCAGGCGCTGCAGCTGGGCCCCGAGGACATCCGCGAGGACGGCGTCATCCAACTGCGCTACGTCAAGTTCCAGAACGTCAACAGCGTCACC ctgtttgtgCAATCCAACCACGGCGACGAGGAGACGACGATCATCTCGTACTTCACCTTCATCGGAACCCCGGTGCAGGCCACCAACATGAACGACTTCAAACGA GTAGTTGGGAAGAAAGGAGAGAGCCACTAG